The Micropterus dolomieu isolate WLL.071019.BEF.003 ecotype Adirondacks linkage group LG20, ASM2129224v1, whole genome shotgun sequence genome has a segment encoding these proteins:
- the LOC123959281 gene encoding relaxin-3 receptor 1-like: protein MDEISNHSAAMNRSSPGDEKFSFEDIDVSADGTLILRVLISVVYSVVCAVGLVGNLLVFFLMRLRQGRKNSTINFFITNLAVTDFQFVLTLPFWAVDTALDFSWPFGDAMCKIILSVTVMNMYASVFFLTAMSVTRYLSVASSLKKNSCRRSRCVKWVCAVLWVAATVATAPTTIFSTVTVVAGEKLCLLKFPEGHDWLALYHIQKILIAFIVPMLIVSVNYMMLLRFLRQRSMNSTNPRRRSRVTKSVAIVVLSFFCCWMPNHAITFWGVLVKFNAVNWDKLYYTVHTYVFPVTVCLAHANSCLNPVLYCLMRPEIRKMLRGLFWRVSTPSSNKGCATRSFTHGETQGVVPLQIMDNGEYTLSIIDRKGLSSSNMIPYTQH from the coding sequence ATGGATGAAATATCTAATCACAGCGCAGCAATGAACCGAAGTTCACCTGGCGACGAGAAATTCAGTTTCGAAGACATCGATGTCAGCGCAGACGGCACCCTCATCTTGAGGGTACTCATCTCCGTGGTGTACTCTGTAGTTTGCGCGGTGGGTTTAGTGGGGAATCTGCTCGTCTTTTTCCTAATGAGGTTACGACAAGGTCGGAAGAACTCCACCATCAATTTCTTCATCACCAACTTGGCGGTCACGGACTTCCAGTTCGTGCTCACTCTGCCCTTCTGGGCCGTGGACACCGCGCTGGACTTCAGCTGGCCGTTTGGAGACGCCATGTGCAAAATCATTCTCTCGGTCACAGTGATGAACATGTACGCCAGCGTGTTTTTCCTCACTGCCATGAGTGTGACCCGCTACTTGTCTGTCGCCTCGTCTCTAAAGAAAAATTCTTGTAGGAGGTCACGGTGTGTGAAGTGGGTGTGCGCAGTGCTGTGGGTGGCGGCAACAGTGGCCACAGCTCCGACAACTATCTTCTCCACAGTGACTGTGGTTGCTGGAGAAAAACTCTGCCTCCTCAAGTTTCCTGAAGGGCACGACTGGCTCGCTCTTTATCACATCCAGAAAATATTGATCGCCTTCATCGTCCCTATGCTCATAGTGTCTGTTAACTACATGATGCTCTTGCGCTTCCTAAGACAGAGGAGCATGAACAGCACCAACCCTAGAAGGAGGTCCAGAGTCACCAAATCTGTAGCTATAGTGGTTTTGTCTTTCTTCTGCTGCTGGATGCCAAATCATGCCATCACCTTCTGGGGTGTCTTGGTCAAATTTAACGCAGTCAACTGGGATAAATTATATTACACGGTTCACACGTACGTGTTCCCGGTCACTGTGTGCTTGGCGCACGCAAACAGCTGCTTGAACCCGGTACTTTACTGCCTGATGAGGCCAGAGATTAGAAAGATGCTCAGaggtttgttttggagagtcTCCACTCCATCCTCCAACAAGGGCTGCGCGACGCGCTCTTTTACGCATGGAGAAACCCAGGGAGTCGTGCCTCTCCAGATTATGGACAACGGAGAGTACACGCTATCCATCATAGACCGCAAAGGCTTATCAAGCTCCAATATGATCCCATACACCCAACATTAA